The region ATGCGGGAGCGTTGTTCGTAAGGTAGCTCCTCAATTGACCGGATTAAGTCCTGGGCGCCCAATAAATAGCAAGAAGTACCAACACAAATCTCAATGACCATATTGTTCACTCTGTCCCCTCCCTAATCAAAACCATTCAATACTAACTTGCTTGCCCATTGACTCCAGTACTGACTGCAACTTGGACAAAACCTGTGCTTTAATATTAATATGGGCCGGAAAATTAGGATTTTGGTGAGCCGGATTAATAGCGCCGCCGGCAAAAATATCTATTTTATCACATGACAGCAACAGCGTGGCCAAACGGGTTGCACCGTCCTGCCCGCTATGGGCCAATGCCGCCGGATTTTTCAATTTTTCCACCGCGGCATTAAGCGTCAGCACCCCTTCGGTAACAAGGTCAATACCTTCAATACGTCCCGTTGGCGGAATTGCCGGGTCGTAATATTCCAGGTCGACAATAAGGGGCTTGCCGGTCAGGCGGCTGACAATATTGGCTGTCGTGCCTCCCGCGATAATTTTTTTGCCGGACTGGCTTAAAAAGCGTTTTACTACTTTTTCGTCACTCCGGGGATCGGCCGGTGGTCCGGTGAGAAGTGTGGCGTGCACCGGCTGACGGACTTTTACCGCCACCACAGTCGAGTCATCGCCAGGATGGCCGACATAATAGCCTTCACAACAAGCCATAATTTTCCGGCTGATATTTTCAGCCGTCATGGCCGTACTATTACTGATAAGTTCACTGGCTATTCCCTGCCATCCCCATCCCAGTTTCAAAAGACCGCCAATACCGGCATGAATCACCCCGTCGCTTACCCCAACTATTATATCATTTTCCTGTAAATAGAGTTGACCTTCTTTTATAACTTTGCCGCCGACAATTTTTTCCGTAGTAGGAAAAGGAACTACCTTGCCGGCGCGGAGCAAAAACGTAGGCGGACAGTCAAATTCCACGATGGTTGTTAAGCCGTCAGCGGCAACCTTGATGATATGGAGCGTTGAATACGCAATTTTTCGCTGGCGGCAAACCGGCAGAGTCTTGGCAATGGTATCGACAACATCTTCGAGCGGAATACCCCTTTTAAGCATAGAAGAAGCGATTTTCGTCGTAAGGGTAGCGAGAATGTTCGCCTTTACACCGCTACCTAGCCCATCGGAAAGGACAATGATGGTATCTGTCGGGGTGCGTAATACTTCAACTTTGTCGCCACACAATTCTTCCCCTGTTTTGGATAATTGCGCAATACCGACTTCGGCATGCAGCGGGTACATCACTTGGCCCCCTTGCCTTTTAGCAACCAGATAAGTTCTAACAAAGCCGACTTGGTTTCTGCTGTCGTTTCGCCTAGCAGACCGGCAATTTCCTGAGCAACTTGCATCTGTTTGTTAATAATGTCCGTTGCCTTTTCGACCGTCTCCAGCTTAACCTGTTCCAATTCTTTTGCCCGCTTCTCCTGCTCGGTTATATCGGAAATTATAACTATAGCTAAGCCTTCGTCCGGCAAAGGAATAATCATTTGTTCAGTAATAAGACCGTTTAAAGGAAGCTCCACCCGGTGTCTGGGCACTTTTACGCCCGTATTAATTGCTCGGATAATCTCCGCGCAATCCATAATTTCCGTCAGGCTGGCGCCGCGAACCCAATCCCGGTGCTTTTGAAACATCTGCTCGGCAGCTGGATTAAATTCTTGAATAATTAACTTGTCATTTACGACAATAATGGCGTTCAATGAATTATCAACAATCATGTTGGCAAAAGATTCGGCCCGGGAACGCATGTAGGGTACACACATATCAATTTCCGCCATGCCATGGTATACGGCAACCGCTTTCTCG is a window of Sporolituus thermophilus DSM 23256 DNA encoding:
- a CDS encoding SpoIIE family protein phosphatase, producing MYPLHAEVGIAQLSKTGEELCGDKVEVLRTPTDTIIVLSDGLGSGVKANILATLTTKIASSMLKRGIPLEDVVDTIAKTLPVCRQRKIAYSTLHIIKVAADGLTTIVEFDCPPTFLLRAGKVVPFPTTEKIVGGKVIKEGQLYLQENDIIVGVSDGVIHAGIGGLLKLGWGWQGIASELISNSTAMTAENISRKIMACCEGYYVGHPGDDSTVVAVKVRQPVHATLLTGPPADPRSDEKVVKRFLSQSGKKIIAGGTTANIVSRLTGKPLIVDLEYYDPAIPPTGRIEGIDLVTEGVLTLNAAVEKLKNPAALAHSGQDGATRLATLLLSCDKIDIFAGGAINPAHQNPNFPAHINIKAQVLSKLQSVLESMGKQVSIEWF